One region of Drosophila kikkawai strain 14028-0561.14 chromosome 2R, DkikHiC1v2, whole genome shotgun sequence genomic DNA includes:
- the Ir40a gene encoding ionotropic receptor 40a isoform X2, giving the protein MIRDGYSLYVEKESSSLEMLENGTELFRHLYALMRQQHPDGRQSFLIDSVEAGIQLIAKGGEDKAVLGGRETLYFNIQQYGAQNFQLSHKLYTRYSAVAVQIGCPFLDSLNDVLMHLFEGGILEKITSAEYAAQSRKIPKDKVQQSTEQTTVQVVKDTVNEKSNGVRNHSPSQSSEVISPLNLRMLQGAFIVLGVGSLTAGSIFLLEIVFRRLAFVQKIKHLWLHSLRQCFKNWGRFLLWTERVFAPRWRNNRN; this is encoded by the exons ATGATCCGTGACGGATATAGTTTATATGTGGAAAAAGAGAGTAGCTCCTTGGAAATGCTGGAAAACGGAACTGAGCTCTTTCGGCATCTATATGCCCTAATGAGACAGCAGCATCCTGACGGTCGACAGAGCTTTCTCATTGACTCGGTGGAGGCGGGAATCCAGTTAATCGCAAAAGGCGGTGAAGATAAGGCGGTTCTAGGAGGAAGGGAGACACTTTACTTTAATATCCAGCAGTACGGTGCGCAAAATTTCCAACTCAGTCATAAACTCTACACGCGGTATTCGGCTGTGGCCGTGCAAATCGGCTGCCCCTTCCTGGATAGTCTAAACGATGT CCTTATGCACTTGTTTGAAGGCGGTATTCTTGAAAAGATTACCAGTGCTGAGTATGCTGCGCAGTCCCGGAAAATACCCAAGGACAAAGTCCAGCAGTCTACTGAACAGACGACCGTGCAGGTTGTAAAGGACACCGTAAATGAAAAGAGCAACGGGGTTCGAAATCATTCCCCAAGTCAAAGCAGCGAGGTCATTAGTCCGCTTAACCTACGCATGCTGCAAGGCGCCTTCATCGTCCTGGGAGTGGGCTCACTGACTGCAG gtTCGATATTTCTTTTAGAGATTGTTTTTCGACGACTCGCCTTTGTACAGAAAATAAAGCACTTGTGGTTGCACTCCCTTCGCCAATGCTTCAAAAATTGGGGACGATTTCTCCTCTGGACTGAGAGAGTATTTGCTCCTCGTTGGCGAAACAATCGAAATTGA
- the Ir40a gene encoding ionotropic receptor 40a isoform X1 — protein MTLISTFISQGHREVNGPVDIEGLGPCQELYHGYRAKFLTIVYWIAATYVLADVYSAQLTSQFARPARETPIDTLQRLQAAMIRDGYSLYVEKESSSLEMLENGTELFRHLYALMRQQHPDGRQSFLIDSVEAGIQLIAKGGEDKAVLGGRETLYFNIQQYGAQNFQLSHKLYTRYSAVAVQIGCPFLDSLNDVLMHLFEGGILEKITSAEYAAQSRKIPKDKVQQSTEQTTVQVVKDTVNEKSNGVRNHSPSQSSEVISPLNLRMLQGAFIVLGVGSLTAGSIFLLEIVFRRLAFVQKIKHLWLHSLRQCFKNWGRFLLWTERVFAPRWRNNRN, from the exons ATGACTTTAATTTCCACATTTATCAGCCAAGGTCACCGTGAGGTCAACGGGCCCGTCGACATCGAGGGACTGGGTC CATGTCAAGAACTTTATCATGGGTATAGAGCTAAATTTCTGACAATTGTTTACTGGATTGCTGCAACCTATGTCCTGGCTGACGTCTATTCTGCTCAACTTACCAGCCAGTTTGCTAGGCCAGCCCGAGAGACTCCAATCGATACGCTTCAACGTCTGCAGGCGGCAATGATCCGTGACGGATATAGTTTATATGTGGAAAAAGAGAGTAGCTCCTTGGAAATGCTGGAAAACGGAACTGAGCTCTTTCGGCATCTATATGCCCTAATGAGACAGCAGCATCCTGACGGTCGACAGAGCTTTCTCATTGACTCGGTGGAGGCGGGAATCCAGTTAATCGCAAAAGGCGGTGAAGATAAGGCGGTTCTAGGAGGAAGGGAGACACTTTACTTTAATATCCAGCAGTACGGTGCGCAAAATTTCCAACTCAGTCATAAACTCTACACGCGGTATTCGGCTGTGGCCGTGCAAATCGGCTGCCCCTTCCTGGATAGTCTAAACGATGT CCTTATGCACTTGTTTGAAGGCGGTATTCTTGAAAAGATTACCAGTGCTGAGTATGCTGCGCAGTCCCGGAAAATACCCAAGGACAAAGTCCAGCAGTCTACTGAACAGACGACCGTGCAGGTTGTAAAGGACACCGTAAATGAAAAGAGCAACGGGGTTCGAAATCATTCCCCAAGTCAAAGCAGCGAGGTCATTAGTCCGCTTAACCTACGCATGCTGCAAGGCGCCTTCATCGTCCTGGGAGTGGGCTCACTGACTGCAG gtTCGATATTTCTTTTAGAGATTGTTTTTCGACGACTCGCCTTTGTACAGAAAATAAAGCACTTGTGGTTGCACTCCCTTCGCCAATGCTTCAAAAATTGGGGACGATTTCTCCTCTGGACTGAGAGAGTATTTGCTCCTCGTTGGCGAAACAATCGAAATTGA
- the Ir40a gene encoding ionotropic receptor 40a isoform X3, protein MVKFNAVFGLLLYTVCHPVGTRLAYQACNEPDIAIALSQIISGLRPRPLAILALPGLTLSNKSCQDDPSGIQVNDFLQQLHQLYYKSVIFNDTELFFHHVEKNLHGAIECVNLILDKPKEILLRLRQRRLAHRLSLFIFYWGARWPPSPHILKFEEPMRVVVVTRPRHKAFRIYYNQARPGSESQLRLVNWYDGDNLGLQRIPLLPAASSVYANFEGRVFTVPVFHSPPWFWVTYGNNSSDTDAELLNLDSTDYNEMRVTGGRDHRLLMLLAQHMNFRFKYVEAPGRTQGSLRSDDAKELNDTFTGGIGLLQSGQADFFLGDVGLSWERRKAIEFSFFTLADSGAFATHAPRRLNEALAIMRPFKKDIWPYLILTIVFSGPIFYGIITMPYIWRRHHANLDVEQLRYKCIYMTYIKEITPGLVKVKRRKVKVRVSQQIPNQLFEKCIWFTLRLFLKQSCQELYHGYRAKFLTIVYWIAATYVLADVYSAQLTSQFARPARETPIDTLQRLQAAMIRDGYSLYVEKESSSLEMLENGTELFRHLYALMRQQHPDGRQSFLIDSVEAGIQLIAKGGEDKAVLGGRETLYFNIQQYGAQNFQLSHKLYTRYSAVAVQIGCPFLDSLNDVLMHLFEGGILEKITSAEYAAQSRKIPKDKVQQSTEQTTVQVVKDTVNEKSNGVRNHSPSQSSEVISPLNLRMLQGAFIVLGVGSLTAGSIFLLEIVFRRLAFVQKIKHLWLHSLRQCFKNWGRFLLWTERVFAPRWRNNRN, encoded by the exons ATGGTGAAGTTCAACGCTGTATTTGGCCTGCTGCTATATACGGTGTGTCATCCAGTAGGGACCAGGCTGGCATATCAAGCCTGCAACGAGCCTGATATAGCAATTG CGCTCTCCCAAATCATCAGCGGTCTGCGACCTCGCCCACTGGCCATCTTGGCTCTTCCGGGATTGactttaagtaataaaagcTGCCAAGACGATCCCAGTGGCATTCAAGTGAACGACTTCCTGCAGCAACTACATCAACTCTACTACAAGTCAGTAATCTTCAATGATACGGAACTATTCTTTCATCATGTTGAGAAAAATCTCCATGGCGCCATTGAATGCGTAAACCTGATTCTAGATAAACCAAAGGAGATATTACTCCGCCTCCGTCAGCGTCGCCTGGCACACCGTCTTAGCCTTTTCATATTCTACTGGGGAGCCCGTTGGCCACCAAGCCCGCATATTTTAAAGTTCGAGGAGCCAATGCGCGTAGTGGTAGTCACCCGGCCCCGTCATAAAGCCTTCCGCATCTACTACAATCAGGCTCGTCCTGGTAGCGAAAGCCAATTGCGTTTGGTAAATTGGTATGATGGCGATAATCTAGGACTGCAGCGAATCCCTCTGCTTCCGGCCGCTTCATCCGTATACGCAAACTTTGAGGGTCGTGTTTTCACTGTTCCAGTATTTCAT TCCCCGCCATGGTTCTGGGTCACATATGGTAATAATTCCAGCGATACGGACGCAGAGCTTTTAAATCTTGACAGCACAGATTATAATGAGATGCGAGTTACTGGCGGACGTGACCACCGTCTGCTAATGCTATTGGCCCAGCATATGAATTTCCGGTTCAAGTACGTTGAGGCTCCCGGACGTACACAAGGCTCACTGAGATCCGATGATGCTAAGGAGTTAAATGACACCTTCACCGGAGGCATTGGTCTGCTTCAGAGCGGT CAagcggatttttttttgggcgaTGTTGGTCTCAGCTGGGAGCGTCGAAAGGCTATTGAATTCTCGTTCTTTACCTTAGCTGATTCGGGAGCTTTTGCCACCCATGCACCTCGTCGTCTTAATGAGGCCTTAGCCATTATGCGTCCCTTTAAGAAGGACATTTGGCCATATCTTATCCTTACAATCGTTTTCTCCGGACCCATATTTTATGGTATTATCACTATGCCATATATATGGCGTCGACATCATGCGAACTTAGATGTAGAACAGCTTAGGTACAAGTGCATCTACATGACCTACATAAAAGAAATTACCCCAGGCCTTGTAAAAGTCAAGAGAAGGAAGGTCAAGGTCAGGGTTTCACAGCAAATACCGAATCAACTCTTTGAAAAGTGTATTTGGTTCACTTTACGTTTATTCCTAAAACAAT CATGTCAAGAACTTTATCATGGGTATAGAGCTAAATTTCTGACAATTGTTTACTGGATTGCTGCAACCTATGTCCTGGCTGACGTCTATTCTGCTCAACTTACCAGCCAGTTTGCTAGGCCAGCCCGAGAGACTCCAATCGATACGCTTCAACGTCTGCAGGCGGCAATGATCCGTGACGGATATAGTTTATATGTGGAAAAAGAGAGTAGCTCCTTGGAAATGCTGGAAAACGGAACTGAGCTCTTTCGGCATCTATATGCCCTAATGAGACAGCAGCATCCTGACGGTCGACAGAGCTTTCTCATTGACTCGGTGGAGGCGGGAATCCAGTTAATCGCAAAAGGCGGTGAAGATAAGGCGGTTCTAGGAGGAAGGGAGACACTTTACTTTAATATCCAGCAGTACGGTGCGCAAAATTTCCAACTCAGTCATAAACTCTACACGCGGTATTCGGCTGTGGCCGTGCAAATCGGCTGCCCCTTCCTGGATAGTCTAAACGATGT CCTTATGCACTTGTTTGAAGGCGGTATTCTTGAAAAGATTACCAGTGCTGAGTATGCTGCGCAGTCCCGGAAAATACCCAAGGACAAAGTCCAGCAGTCTACTGAACAGACGACCGTGCAGGTTGTAAAGGACACCGTAAATGAAAAGAGCAACGGGGTTCGAAATCATTCCCCAAGTCAAAGCAGCGAGGTCATTAGTCCGCTTAACCTACGCATGCTGCAAGGCGCCTTCATCGTCCTGGGAGTGGGCTCACTGACTGCAG gtTCGATATTTCTTTTAGAGATTGTTTTTCGACGACTCGCCTTTGTACAGAAAATAAAGCACTTGTGGTTGCACTCCCTTCGCCAATGCTTCAAAAATTGGGGACGATTTCTCCTCTGGACTGAGAGAGTATTTGCTCCTCGTTGGCGAAACAATCGAAATTGA